A region from the Aphis gossypii isolate Hap1 chromosome 1, ASM2018417v2, whole genome shotgun sequence genome encodes:
- the LOC114119578 gene encoding apolipoprotein D-like encodes MFGAILFGTCRNKMLVIVTLLLLPFGVFVGGQSLGKCPKKETMMTFDPKEFAGQWYEVEKTFYMIEMTASCTSFNFTLNPDGTSYKVHIGTKNRITGNPNIFSGMATLVSKSKSVLNYQAESRLPGLFSRMIPTTGLYYIMYSDYRNYTVLWSCTSFGLFHTDIIWILGRERDLTATSRAELYNLLYELNINPDRLILSKHEKCEEFF; translated from the exons ATGTTCGGTGCAATTTTGTTCGGAACGTGTcgaaataaaatgttggttattgttacattattattattgccgtTCGGTGTTTTCGTCGGCGGTCAAAGTCTGGGAAAATGTCCGAAAAAGGAGACTATGATGACATTCGATCCTAAAGAG TTTGCTGGGCAATGGTACGAAGTAGAGAAAACGTTCTACATGATAGAGATGACTGCTAGTTGCACGTCtttcaattttactttaaacccTGATGGAACATCATACAAAGTACATATTGGAACTAAAAATAGAAT aACGGGAAACCCGAATATATTTTCCGGAATGGCGACGCTTGTATCGAAAAGCAAATCCGTACTCAATTACCAAGCTGAAAGTCGACTACCTGGGCTGTTTTCGCGTATGATACCCACCACCGGCTTATATTACATCATGTACTCGGATTATCGCAACTATACTGTCCTGTGGTCGTGTACGAGTTTTGGACTTTTCCACACAG atATTATTTGGATTTTGGGAAGAGAACGAGATCTCACGGCAACATCCCGGGCTGAACTATACaacttattatatgaattgaaCATTAATCCCGATCGATTGATATTATCTAAGCATGAAAAATgtgaagaatttttttaa
- the LOC114119575 gene encoding probable cytosolic Fe-S cluster assembly factor AGAP009023 isoform X1: MISSGFSGALKLTDLDDFITPSQECIKPVKFEKSALGTGAKIKIGDDGSYVQESKNGKSEKLKQVEISLTDCLACSGCITSAETVLVQQQSTDEMMRVFDAQNVLDTKKFIVVTISIQSCVSIATSKNITVECAASKLCGYFKKLGADLVLDIKLAEDLALLESQNEFIERYKSAKTSKVQKILPMLASSCPGWVCYAEKTHGNFILPYISRVKSPQQIMGSFIKDFISSLRNKPRSDIYHLTVMPCFDKKLEASRDQFFDVDTQTKDVDCVITSIEVDALLIKQDIIFDDIVPVNFDTVINNLTQDNYNLVTNSGSGSGGYAHHIFCNAAKELFNINIDKVEFKPLRNIDMKEATLEIDGVVVLRFAIANGFRNIQNLVQKLKSKRCPYDYVEVMACPSGCLNGGAQVKQVEFKPNREFINALENTYNELPKSNPLENNNVKYLYSNWLNENNKNDHLFTTYREIKKNDQPLNIKW; encoded by the exons ATGATCTCTTCGGGATTTAGTGGTGCTTTAAAATTAACCGATCTAGATGATTTTATCACACCGTCCCAG GAATGTATAAAAcctgtaaaatttgaaaaatctgCACTCGGAACAGGggcaaaaatcaaaattggaGATGATGGTTCTTATGTCCAAGAATCCAAA aatGGTAAAagcgaaaaattaaaacaggtTGAAATTTCATTGACTGATTGTCTAGCATGCAGTGGTTGTATAACTTCAGCAGAAACTGTTCTCGTTCAACAACAAAGTACTGATGAAATGATGCGTGTTTTTGATGCTCAAAAT GTACTTGatactaaaaaattcataGTTGTTACTATTTCTATACAATCTTGTGTATCAATTGcgacaagtaaaaatattacagtcgAATGTGCTGCATCAAAATTATGTG GGTATTTCAAGAAATTGGGTGCTGACTTGGTATTGGATATAAAACTTGCTGAAGACTTAGCATTATTAGAATCTCAGAACGAATTTATAGAAAGATATAAATCAGCTAAAACATCAAAAGTTCAGAAAATATTACCGATGTTGGCATCATCATGTCCag gtTGGGTGTGTTATGCAGAGAAAACTCATGGGAATTTTATACTACCATACATTAGTCGTGTAAAATCCCCACAACAAATAATGGGTTCatttataaaagattttatttcaagTTTGAGAAATAAACCTAGATCtgatatatatcatttaacgGTTATGCCTTGTTTTGACAAAAAGTTAGAAGCATCAAGAGATCAGTTTTTTGACGTTGACACTCAAACTAAAGATGTTGATTGTGTGATAACTTCTA ttgaagTGGATGCATTATTGATCAaacaagatattatttttgatgacATAGTTCCTGTAAATTTTGATACAGTGATAAATAACTTAACacaagataattataatttagttacaaATAGTGGTTCTGGATCTGGAGGATATGCccatcatatattttgtaatgcaGCAaaggaattatttaatataaatattgacaaagTAGAATTTAAGCCTCTACG GAATATTGATATGAAAGAAGCTACATTAGAAATTGATGGAGTTGTTGTTCTACGTTTTGCTATAGCCAATGgttttagaaatatacaaaaccttgtacaaaaattaaaaagtaaaagatGTCCATACGACTATGTGGAAGTGATGGCTTGTCCTTCag GTTGTTTAAATGGAGGAGCTCAAGTGAAACAAGTAGAATTCAAGCCAAATAGAGaatttataaatgcattagAGAATACTTATAATGAGTTACCTAAAAGTAATCCATTGGAAAATAACAatgtaaagtatttatattcaaattggttaaatgaaaacaacaaaaatgatCATTTATTTACAACATATAGAGAAATCAAAAAGAATGATCaacctttaaatattaaatggtag
- the LOC114119575 gene encoding probable cytosolic Fe-S cluster assembly factor AGAP009023 isoform X2, producing the protein MMRVFDAQNVLDTKKFIVVTISIQSCVSIATSKNITVECAASKLCGYFKKLGADLVLDIKLAEDLALLESQNEFIERYKSAKTSKVQKILPMLASSCPGWVCYAEKTHGNFILPYISRVKSPQQIMGSFIKDFISSLRNKPRSDIYHLTVMPCFDKKLEASRDQFFDVDTQTKDVDCVITSIEVDALLIKQDIIFDDIVPVNFDTVINNLTQDNYNLVTNSGSGSGGYAHHIFCNAAKELFNINIDKVEFKPLRNIDMKEATLEIDGVVVLRFAIANGFRNIQNLVQKLKSKRCPYDYVEVMACPSGCLNGGAQVKQVEFKPNREFINALENTYNELPKSNPLENNNVKYLYSNWLNENNKNDHLFTTYREIKKNDQPLNIKW; encoded by the exons ATGATGCGTGTTTTTGATGCTCAAAAT GTACTTGatactaaaaaattcataGTTGTTACTATTTCTATACAATCTTGTGTATCAATTGcgacaagtaaaaatattacagtcgAATGTGCTGCATCAAAATTATGTG GGTATTTCAAGAAATTGGGTGCTGACTTGGTATTGGATATAAAACTTGCTGAAGACTTAGCATTATTAGAATCTCAGAACGAATTTATAGAAAGATATAAATCAGCTAAAACATCAAAAGTTCAGAAAATATTACCGATGTTGGCATCATCATGTCCag gtTGGGTGTGTTATGCAGAGAAAACTCATGGGAATTTTATACTACCATACATTAGTCGTGTAAAATCCCCACAACAAATAATGGGTTCatttataaaagattttatttcaagTTTGAGAAATAAACCTAGATCtgatatatatcatttaacgGTTATGCCTTGTTTTGACAAAAAGTTAGAAGCATCAAGAGATCAGTTTTTTGACGTTGACACTCAAACTAAAGATGTTGATTGTGTGATAACTTCTA ttgaagTGGATGCATTATTGATCAaacaagatattatttttgatgacATAGTTCCTGTAAATTTTGATACAGTGATAAATAACTTAACacaagataattataatttagttacaaATAGTGGTTCTGGATCTGGAGGATATGCccatcatatattttgtaatgcaGCAaaggaattatttaatataaatattgacaaagTAGAATTTAAGCCTCTACG GAATATTGATATGAAAGAAGCTACATTAGAAATTGATGGAGTTGTTGTTCTACGTTTTGCTATAGCCAATGgttttagaaatatacaaaaccttgtacaaaaattaaaaagtaaaagatGTCCATACGACTATGTGGAAGTGATGGCTTGTCCTTCag GTTGTTTAAATGGAGGAGCTCAAGTGAAACAAGTAGAATTCAAGCCAAATAGAGaatttataaatgcattagAGAATACTTATAATGAGTTACCTAAAAGTAATCCATTGGAAAATAACAatgtaaagtatttatattcaaattggttaaatgaaaacaacaaaaatgatCATTTATTTACAACATATAGAGAAATCAAAAAGAATGATCaacctttaaatattaaatggtag
- the LOC114119577 gene encoding RNA pseudouridylate synthase domain-containing protein 1-like isoform X1, with the protein MVFKRLINYFISLINLVVIRLGLCDSDNIDVEIVYKSNDFIIVNKPEDIFTNNHNKARPSLDVILGKKYPHLVNSKLEHSFYFVHRLDFVTSGLLCIALNKRACAKASSAMQKRISQKYYIALVRGHVSKDHLDLTNPIGYCAKEVDGNRKMCNVDEECCTEPRDAHTRLVVLERGVYMSYPATKVLLQLVTGRRHQIRVHCSTIGHTIVGDYTYSGRKDTSPHRTFLHSYRLELGVDGINVQTNDPFTEAKLNGLWIPVEYVNRAEDDCSRLFSRYS; encoded by the exons atggTATTCAaacgtttaattaattattttatttcattaattaaccTAGTTGTCATCAGGCTTGGCTTATGTGATTCCGACAACATTGATGTGGAAATCGTTTACAAatcaaacgattttataatagtcaACAAACCCGAAGacatatttacaaacaatcaTAACAAAGCa AGGCCGTCCTTGGATGTAATACTGGGAAAGAAATATCCACATTTGGTAAACAGCAAATTAGAACACAGTTTCTATTTTGTGCACAGGTTAGACTTTGTGACCAGCGGTCTGTTATGTATTGCTCTAAACAAACGAGCGTGTGCCAAAGCTTCGAGTGCTATGCAAAAAAGAATAtcccaaaaatattacatagcgTTAGTCAGAGGACATGTGTCCAAAGACCATTTGGATTTGACCAACCCTATTG gtTACTGTGCGAAAGAAGTGGAcggaaatagaaaaatgtgcAACGTGGACGAGGAGTGTTGCACCGAACCTCGGGACGCGCACACTCGGCTAGTAGTGTTGGAACGTGGCGTGTACATGTCGTATCCCGCTACTAAAGTTCTGTTACAGCTCGTCACTGGCCGACGTCATCAGATTCGGGTGCACTGTTCGACGATTGGCCACACGATTGTCGGTGATTACACGTATAGCGGTCGCAAAGATACGAGTCCGCACCGGACGTTTCTTCACTCATACAG acTGGAACTGGGTGTCGACGGCATAAACGTCCAGACGAATGACCCGTTTACTGAAGCCAAACTTAACGGTTTGTGGATCCCAGTGGAATATGTCAACAGAGCGGAAGACGATTGTTCTCGACTGTTTAGTAGGTACAGctga
- the LOC114119577 gene encoding RNA pseudouridylate synthase domain-containing protein 1-like isoform X2: MVFKRLINYFISLINLVVIRLGLCDSDNIDVEIVYKSNDFIIVNKPEDIFTNNHNKARPSLDVILGKKYPHLVNSKLEHSFYFVHRLDFVTSGLLCIALNKRACAKASSAMQKRISQKYYIALVRGHVSKDHLDLTNPIGYCAKEVDGNRKMCNVDEECCTEPRDAHTRLVVLERGVYMSYPATKVLLQLVTGRRHQIRVHCSTIGHTIVGDYTYSGRKDTSPHRTFLHSYRLIV; encoded by the exons atggTATTCAaacgtttaattaattattttatttcattaattaaccTAGTTGTCATCAGGCTTGGCTTATGTGATTCCGACAACATTGATGTGGAAATCGTTTACAAatcaaacgattttataatagtcaACAAACCCGAAGacatatttacaaacaatcaTAACAAAGCa AGGCCGTCCTTGGATGTAATACTGGGAAAGAAATATCCACATTTGGTAAACAGCAAATTAGAACACAGTTTCTATTTTGTGCACAGGTTAGACTTTGTGACCAGCGGTCTGTTATGTATTGCTCTAAACAAACGAGCGTGTGCCAAAGCTTCGAGTGCTATGCAAAAAAGAATAtcccaaaaatattacatagcgTTAGTCAGAGGACATGTGTCCAAAGACCATTTGGATTTGACCAACCCTATTG gtTACTGTGCGAAAGAAGTGGAcggaaatagaaaaatgtgcAACGTGGACGAGGAGTGTTGCACCGAACCTCGGGACGCGCACACTCGGCTAGTAGTGTTGGAACGTGGCGTGTACATGTCGTATCCCGCTACTAAAGTTCTGTTACAGCTCGTCACTGGCCGACGTCATCAGATTCGGGTGCACTGTTCGACGATTGGCCACACGATTGTCGGTGATTACACGTATAGCGGTCGCAAAGATACGAGTCCGCACCGGACGTTTCTTCACTCATACAG GTTAATAGTATGA
- the LOC114119580 gene encoding dolichol-phosphate mannosyltransferase subunit 3, protein MKKLTQWVVGVNILSILWLSLLFHQYDNKISKERFMVIQFLPIILLICFGVFALAVILYRVATFNDCKSAAEELQAEIKEARTALRKKGFKFD, encoded by the exons atgaaaaaattaacgcAATGGGTTGTTGGTGTAAATatactatctatattatgGTTAAGTCTTCTTTTTCATCAGtacgataataaaatttccaaGGAACGTTTCATGGTCATACAATTTctaccaattattttattgatttgttttggt GTGTTTGCATTggcagttatattatatcgagtgGCTACTTTCAATGATTGTAAATCGGCTGCAGAGGAATTACAGGCG GAAATAAAAGAAGCAAGAACAGCCCTAAGAAAAAAAGGATTCAAAttcgat